The Nostoc sp. NIES-3756 DNA window GATTATCTTGATTAATTCCAATAATAGTAGATTTAAAAATAGCAGTCCTAACACTATCAAGGGCATTTTCGCATTCTTGATATACTTGTCTATACTCACTAGCCTCATCCCATCTACTATCCATTCTCGCGCTTGTCAATTCAAACTGAATTTGTGGCAAAAGACTAGCTAGTTCTGCTTGTATTTGATGTAGTTGTTCAATCTTTATTTGGTTGTTAGGTATATTTTTTAATTGGGTAAGTAGGGTTTGTGATTTATTAATTAATTCATCATTGTTCTGCATACAATTGTATATAAATTAGATTTATTGACATAGCTGGGGTTTGGATGTTTGCGGTTGTGTTCTTCTCAAAGATACATCACTGACAAACTCCCTCAATGTTCGGTCTTCATTGATAACCCTTTCTATAGTTCTCATCCTAGTTCTGAGGCTACTATAGTTTTTCCCTGTAAGATTGCTTGTTATACCAATTATCTGCGTAACTCTGGCTGCAATGACATCAAAACTCAGATTTGAATAATCATCAATTAATCTTGATAGCTGTCGTCCAGTATCTGCCGCTATTAAAAGTTTAGTCACAGTATCCTCAAGTGCAGCTTTTTCATCAGCATTTACTCTCAACCATTCATCTATTTGTTCTGCAACTTGGCGTTTAATTTCTTCTGCTGAGGTTGGTGAAGATGAATTGCGATTATTGTATAACCGACGAAGCTGCTGTAACCGAACGCTAATTAATACCCTTTGCGAATTGTTTGGTTGAGGCGGTCTTTCTTGAATTTGCTTGGCTAAGAGTAACATTTTTACTGTTAAACATCTTGCAGGTTGAGCTGTTTGAGCAACTATTCTAGAACTACCATAATCAATGTTCTCTAAATTTTGAAATACTTCTAAAGCAGTGTCATATTCGGCAGTTAAAGCATCTAACTCTCGGTCAAGATTTGATGGTTGTTTGTTTGTCTCGTCGTCTTGGGTAATAATTTTATCTATTTCGATAATATTTCTAAAGTTAATACTAGGATCAGTAAGTAATTGCTGCGTGATTAACTCCCGAGATAATTGGGGGTCTAGTGGAACATTTTTTAATGTATAGACATCTTTAACTGATGCAATAGCTTCAACTACTTGGTTGTGAAATCTTTCGGTAGTTATCCTTAACATCGTTCTTCTCTCAGGTGTGCAACTACTGAGAGTTAAACTCATTGCCACAGTAAATATATAAAATCTAAGTTTAGTCAAGTTTAGTGAGATGAATTACTGATAACGGAATTTCCTATTTATATATTTTTAACCCAGCTTTATTGTGAAAAATACTTAATTCTTAATATCAGTTTTCCCCAAAAGCGATAGATGAATAGTCTCTATGGCGTGTTTTCATACTATCTGTTGAACATCCTAAATAGTTTAGATTCCCCTTACCTGAAAAAAGGAGGATAGAGGGGATCTAAACATTTTGGGTATATGATTATTGGATTTGTGTGTATACCGTAGAAAGAGGATCTAAAACTTTAAAAACAGTCCCCATTCCCTAACGTAAAACTTGCTGTAGGGCTGGAATCAACTGGTCTACACTTTCTTTACGACTGTTGTAACCCATTAGTCCCACACGCCAGACTTTACCAGCTAGTTCACCCAAGCCGCCGCCAACTTCAATGTTATGCTCATTGAGTAACTGACGGGCAGCAGCTTTACCATCAACTCCGTCGGGAATGCAGACTGTGGTTAAGGTTGGTAGTCTGTACTCTTTCTCAACGTGCAGACTTAATCCTATATCTTCTAATCTTTCCCACAAATACTCAACATTCTTTTGGTGGCGTTGCCAGCAGTTGGCTAGTCCTTCTTGGGCAATTAAACGTAATGCTTCCCGCAAAGCATAGTATAAGTTGATTGGGGCTGTATGGTGATAAACTCTTTCGCTACCCCAATATTTACCCAGCAAGTTCATATCTAAATACCAGTTTGCCACCTTAGTGCGTCGGCGTTGCAATTTCTCAACAGCGCGAGGACTCATGGTAAAAGGTGAAGCGCCAGGAGGACAACCCAAACCTTTTTGACTACAACTGTAAGCTAAATCAACCCCCCACGCATCCAAAAAGATGGGAACACCACCCAAACTGGTAACTGTATCTATGAGTAAGAGAGTGCCAAATTCTCGACACAACTCACCCACACCTTCCAAGGGTTGACGCGCACCTGTGGAGGTTTCTGCATGAACTAAAGCCAGAATTGCCGGACGATGGGTTTCTAAAGCGCTGCGGAGTTCTTCGAGTGAAAATACTTGCCCCCAAGGTTTGCTGATAGTGCGGACATCTGCGCCATAGCGTCCCGCCATATCCACCAGACGATTACCAAAATAACCAGCAACACCAATCAAAACTACATCACCGGGTTCTACAGCATTGGCGATGGTGGCTTCCATTGCGGCTGTTCCTGTACCACTCACAGCAATGGTCAGTTGATTTTCTGTTTGCCACACGTAACGCAGCAAAGACTGGATTTCGTCCATCAGGGCGAGGAAGGCTGGATCTAAATGTCCCACTGGTGATACGTTCATTGCTTGCAGAACTGCCGGATGGGCATTTGACGGCCCAGGCCCCAATAGCAGACGAGAGGGAACTTCTAAAGGTTCTAGTTGTAAGCGTTGATTGTCATTGATGGAGATTATCTGTGCCATAACGATCGCCATATAATACTTACCGCATCATAAAGCGATCGCATCACTCATGTTTTACTTAGTCATGAGAATTTTGACAGTTAACCATCAACAGTCAACAAAAAAATCTATTGCTTTGTTAAGGGACATTATAGATATCCCAATATTCAATGCCATCTTCACGCAAAATTGATTCAGCCCGGTGAATTTCTTCTTCTGAACCATCGATTATCAGTAAATAATTACCTTGCTGTAGGCGATCGCTATATACTCTAGCTCGTTCTTCTGGTATACCTAATTTACCCATTGCATTGACTAGATTTTGTGTGGCGGCTGCACTTACAGCCACACCACCAATGCTAGATACCAAAGCTACACCCACAGAACCGGCTGCCAACACAGTACCTAAACCTGGAAGTGCTAGACTGCTTAAACCAATCAATAATGTACCCCAGCTAGTGGCAGATAGGGTATCACCGATCGCACCTGTGGTATCTACGTTTTCTTTACCGATATGGTCGCTTGTTTGCACTTGTTGTTTTAAATGCTCAGTTTTCTCTGCATCCTTAGCAATCACTGATATTTTTTCTGTAGGAAAATTCGCAGCTTTCAAGTCATTAATTGCTTGCTCAATCCCTTGAGATTTTGCAAATACACCTATACCATGTTTTAAAATTGCGGTTTCCATAATTTATGCTTTCCCAGTAACAACTAAAGTCAAATAAATTATTTGAAAATACTCAAGTTGATGAATAATTTATAGAGATAATTACACCAATTTAATTTGATTTTATTCTTCTAACTAAAGATATTTTTTTTACTAATACCACACCGTATTTATGTATAACTTTAGGTATACGGGAAAGGAGCAAAAATCTTTTTTTAACCTCTTAACTCTGTACCTCTTTGACTCTGCGGTAAAAAAATGATTGATTCAACCACAGAGGCGCAGAGGAGGACACTTGCGTGGGCGGCTCTGCCGACTTGAGCAAAGTGTCCGTTACACAGAGAACAAACTATTAACTATCTACTACTCAGACTCAAACCAGCTTTGCTGCGGTAATGTCCGTTTTTAGCAAATCGCTGTTTCAGTATTTGCCGATAAACTTCTTCGTAGCCGTCAGTCATAGCTTCCTTGCTAAAACGATTCTGCACATACTCCCGGCAAGCATAACGGT harbors:
- a CDS encoding alanine--glyoxylate aminotransferase family protein; amino-acid sequence: MAQIISINDNQRLQLEPLEVPSRLLLGPGPSNAHPAVLQAMNVSPVGHLDPAFLALMDEIQSLLRYVWQTENQLTIAVSGTGTAAMEATIANAVEPGDVVLIGVAGYFGNRLVDMAGRYGADVRTISKPWGQVFSLEELRSALETHRPAILALVHAETSTGARQPLEGVGELCREFGTLLLIDTVTSLGGVPIFLDAWGVDLAYSCSQKGLGCPPGASPFTMSPRAVEKLQRRRTKVANWYLDMNLLGKYWGSERVYHHTAPINLYYALREALRLIAQEGLANCWQRHQKNVEYLWERLEDIGLSLHVEKEYRLPTLTTVCIPDGVDGKAAARQLLNEHNIEVGGGLGELAGKVWRVGLMGYNSRKESVDQLIPALQQVLR
- a CDS encoding general stress protein, with the protein product METAILKHGIGVFAKSQGIEQAINDLKAANFPTEKISVIAKDAEKTEHLKQQVQTSDHIGKENVDTTGAIGDTLSATSWGTLLIGLSSLALPGLGTVLAAGSVGVALVSSIGGVAVSAAATQNLVNAMGKLGIPEERARVYSDRLQQGNYLLIIDGSEEEIHRAESILREDGIEYWDIYNVP